The genomic DNA CTCTGCTCAGGATGCCTGTTTTGTCTGCTTCCAGTCCCTCATGACCTGCTCAGTCTTTGTCTCCAGGTACCTCTTGATCCAAAGGGATAAGCCCCCCCTCTCCTCCCAGTTCCCCCAGGCCACCCTTCCCTCCTCCTGCTCTTCTAATAGTCCTCCATCCTTGTCTTCCTCGCTGCAGTGTCTAACCACAGATGAAGACAACAAGCATTTCATATGCACAGATAATGTGGGAAGGACATGTGTCCATCTGtctacatatgtgtataaattgTGCATGTTCTTTTGGTGGAATTGTTTATGAAGGGTCCTGGGAGTAAAAGACATCAGAGGAGACGaggaagaatgtgtgtgtgtgtgtggggggggtcatGGGACAGTAGGCTGTGGAATCCCCTTTTTCTTGGAGATATCTTTTGAGGAATGATAGCAATTTGAGGCACCCCCCTCCCCAACCTTGCCCTAGGGTGTGATAGGGACTAACTGGGAATGTTGGTCCTTCCCATTCTGTAATGCTTTAGCTTTAATCTCCAATATTCAACTGAGGTACCTCCCACTATCCACCTCAAATAAAGAGAAGTCAGCACCAGAGTTTACTTTGCCTTTATTCCCATCAATGACTCTTAAGTCTGGCTTGGGGGCGGTGGGAGTGGATGAAGAGCCCATGGCCTGGACTCCCTGGGGACCAGGGCTGATGGTACCAGCTGCCGTAGGTGAGATACCAGGCAAAGGTACCCACAGCTGCACCTACCACCTTGTGAGTGTATTGGTGGAAGTAGATGACGGTGCAGAGCAGCAGGAAGTTCCAGAGGCCCAGCAGCAGCACGTTGAGAAGGAAGACCAGTCGAAGAGGGGCACCAGCAGGCAGCCCATGTGCTAGGTACCGGGCAAAGACTGCTGTTTCTTCGGCCATGAGCAAGCAGCAGAAGGTGAGCAGAAAGGTATGAGAGGAGACGGTGTAGCCCCTCCACTGGTGGCCCGCTGCCAGGCAGCTGCGGCGGTCAGGCAGCTCGTGGAGCAGCAGCCCCTGGGGCAGAGGCTCAAAACAGGAGCCAGTCAGGTCCTCAATGAGCAGGAAAGCACGGCCTGCCCCCCGCCATACTGCCGCCCCTACCACCAGCCGGCTTAAGTGGCGCGCAGTCACAGCCACCCGCCGTGTGGCCAGGAACACTACTAGCAGCACGAAGCCTCCCAGGAAGGTGCAGGTCCAGCCCCAGGCAGAGTTCACAAACTTGCTGGAGGGTtagaaaagggggagagggggaaggagagactATTGGAAAGAACCACTCTTTTTTTGGATCCTAGGTTCTTCTGGATTTCTCAGCCTTCTCTCCCAGGAGTCCCATTTCTAGTCCCTTTGGCCCTTTGCAGTCTTCCTCTACCTTCTGAAGCCTATTCTTCTTTGCCCTTACTCATACTGCCCTGAGCCAAATCATTCCCACTCTCCACTTTGCATATTCTTTGCCCCTCTTTTTCATCTCCAGTCCTATACCCCCACCCTATCCCCTGAAATACTTCTAAGGCTCATAGAGCATGTCCTGTCTTCTAAATCCTCCCTTTGCACCCCCATAGTTCCCTCCACCCTTGACCTTCTCCTCCACCCCTTGGCCTATTTTTAGTGCTCAGACTGGCAGGAGAACAAGAACCCAAAAGAGGAGGGAGCTTAGAACCCAGAGTGGATGGAACTAGCATTAAAGGGCCTGTCCAGAGACTTACATGTTGAAGAAGTTGCCGTGGCTGGCGAAGATGGTGCGGGGGTTGACGTGGAACTGTAGCAGGGGTCCGAAGATGACAACTGCAGCTAACCAGGCATGGTAAAGGCGCCGGAGGCAGGGGCTCCCCAGGAGGCGGGCAGCCTGCTCACTTCCAAAGTAGAGGAGGGCTGATGCCAGCCAGAGCAGTACCCTCAGCAACCAGCCCAGCACTACT from Macrotis lagotis isolate mMagLag1 chromosome 4, bilby.v1.9.chrom.fasta, whole genome shotgun sequence includes the following:
- the FITM1 gene encoding fat storage-inducing transmembrane protein 1, which codes for MERGLGVGAGTGTGTGTGLGARLRVVLGWLLRVLLWLASALLYFGSEQAARLLGSPCLRRLYHAWLAAVVIFGPLLQFHVNPRTIFASHGNFFNIKFVNSAWGWTCTFLGGFVLLVVFLATRRVAVTARHLSRLVVGAAVWRGAGRAFLLIEDLTGSCFEPLPQGLLLHELPDRRSCLAAGHQWRGYTVSSHTFLLTFCCLLMAEETAVFARYLAHGLPAGAPLRLVFLLNVLLLGLWNFLLLCTVIYFHQYTHKVVGAAVGTFAWYLTYGSWYHQPWSPGSPGHGLFIHSHRPQARLKSH